In Vigna angularis cultivar LongXiaoDou No.4 chromosome 8, ASM1680809v1, whole genome shotgun sequence, one DNA window encodes the following:
- the LOC108345439 gene encoding cytochrome c-type biogenesis CcmH-like mitochondrial protein isoform X2, with translation MASENDAVKKAMIVDARARNISPNVRCTECGSQYIEDSQADIAILLRKLIHDEIGAGKSDKEIYKKLEDDFGETVLYTPKFEMQTAASWS, from the exons ATGGCGAGTGAGAATGATGCAGTGAAGAAGGCAATGATAGTTGATGCTCGGGCTAGAAACATTAGTCCCAATGTGAGGTGCACGGAGTGTGGGAGTCAATACATTGAGGATTCTCAAGCAGACATTGCCATTTTGCTCAGAAAG TTAATTCATGATGAAATTGGGGCTGGAAAGAGTGACAAGGAAATCTACAAAAAGCTTGAGGACGATTTTGGAGAGACTGTGCTCTATACGCCCAAGTTTGAAATGCAAACAGCAGCTTCGTG GTCCTAA
- the LOC108345439 gene encoding cytochrome c-type biogenesis CcmH-like mitochondrial protein isoform X1 — MASENDAVKKAMIVDARARNISPNVRCTECGSQYIEDSQADIAILLRKLIHDEIGAGKSDKEIYKKLEDDFGETVLYTPKFEMQTAASWLSPANFFLED, encoded by the exons ATGGCGAGTGAGAATGATGCAGTGAAGAAGGCAATGATAGTTGATGCTCGGGCTAGAAACATTAGTCCCAATGTGAGGTGCACGGAGTGTGGGAGTCAATACATTGAGGATTCTCAAGCAGACATTGCCATTTTGCTCAGAAAG TTAATTCATGATGAAATTGGGGCTGGAAAGAGTGACAAGGAAATCTACAAAAAGCTTGAGGACGATTTTGGAGAGACTGTGCTCTATACGCCCAAGTTTGAAATGCAAACAGCAGCTTCGTGGTTATCACCTGCAAATTTTTTTCTAGAGGACTGA
- the LOC108345246 gene encoding transcription factor UPBEAT1, with amino-acid sequence MTTTTRHSYKLSLKRATKRTRTTRRRRRNHPLSQNLITTIDPSNHEKCHKNSQKLSQKLEALKNLIPSTNTEEEAVKPDQLFKETADYIVLLRTRVVVLQKLIEYYGNNSTQNDEHALLL; translated from the coding sequence ATGACCACAACCACAAGGCATAGTTACAAACTCTCTCTCAAAAGAGCCACAAAGAgaacaagaacaacaagaagaaggagaagaaaccACCCACTTAGCCAAAATCTCATCACCACAATTGACCCCTCCAACCATGAAAAGTGCCACAAAAATTCCCAGAAACTGTCACAAAAGCTTGAGGCTTTGAAGAACCTCATTCCCTCAACGAACACCGAAGAAGAGGCTGTGAAACCAGACCAGCTGTTCAAGGAAACCGCAGATTACATCGTGTTGCTGCGGACACGTGTGGTGGTGCTGCAGAAACTCATTGAGTATTATGGGAACAACAGCACCCAGAACGATGAACATGCTCTGTTGTTATAG
- the LOC108345408 gene encoding UDP-glycosyltransferase 83A1, producing the protein MTIMMARPHVMVVPYPAQGHVIPLMDLSLILVKQGIKITFVNTKENHDRIKSALPCGDGLLSQIYLVWISDGLESSEERKKPGKSSGAVLKVMPEKVEELIECINGSESEKITCVLADQSIGWALDLAEKKGIRRAAFCPASAAQLVLGLSIPKFIHNGIIDKDGTPLEKKGIQLSPTMPSVSTEKLVWVCVGNKTIQRHIFQLMVKNIESMKKTEWLLCNSSHELESEAITMAPEIIPIGPLLSCDQFGHSAGNFWPQDLSCLKWLDQQSPNSVIYVAFGSFTKFSPPQFQELCFALELSNRPFLWVVQPEESKLAYPEGFVERVVERGRVVGWSPQKKILIHPSVACFISHCGWNSTLESVSNGIPVLCWPYFADQFLNKSYVCDIWKVGLGLEPNESGMITQGEIQSKIHQIFIDEQLKSRARDFKEKIHIGTGQGGLSNKNLDSFISWIKS; encoded by the exons ATGACAATAATGATGGCAAGGCCACATGTAATGGTTGTACCTTACCCAGCACAAGGGCATGTGATTCCTCTGATGGATCTTTCACTGATCTTAGTCAAACAAGGTATCAAAATAACATTTGTGAACACCAAAGAAAACCATGACAGGATCAAGAGTGCACTTCCATGTGGGGATGGTTTACTATCTCAAATTTATCTGGTGTGGATTTCTGATGGATTGGAATCCTCAGAGGAGAGGAAAAAACCTGGAAAATCATCTGGAGCAGTGTTGAAGGTTATGCCAGAGAAAGTTGAGGAGCTAATTGAATGCATCAATGGATCAGAAAGTGAGAAGATCACATGTGTGCTTGCTGATCAGAGCATTGGATGGGCACTTGATCTTGCAGAGAAGAAGGGAATTAGAAGAGCAGCTTTCTGTCCTGCATCAGCAGCACAGTTGGTGTTGGGATTGAGCATTCCAAAGTTTATTCATAATGGGATCATAGACAAAGATG GAACTCCATTGGAAAAGAAAGGCATTCAACTATCCCCTACAATGCCAAGTGTAAGTACAGAAAAGCTTGTCTGGGTTTGTGTGGGAAACAAGACCATTCAGAGGCATATTTTTCAACTCATGGTAAAGAACATAGAGTCCATGAAGAAAACTGAGTGGCTGCTTTGCAATTCATCTCATGAACTTGAGTCTGAAGCAATTACTATGGCTCCAGAGATCATACCTATAGGGCCACTTCTGTCATGCGATCAATTTGGCCACTCTGCAGGCAATTTCTGGCCACAAGACCTATCTTGTTTGAAATGGTTAGACCAACAATCACCAAACTCAGTAATATATGTTGCATTTGGAAGCTTTACAAAGTTTAGTCCTCCCCAGTTCCAAGAACTTTGTTTTGCTCTTGAACTTTCCAACAGACCTTTCCTTTGGGTTGTGCAACCAGAAGAGTCAAAACTTGCATATCCAGAAGGTTTTGTAGAAAGGGTGGTGGAACGTGGAAGAGTGGTGGGTTGGTCACCACAGAAGAAAATTTTGATCCATCCTTCAGTTGCCTGCTTCATAAGTCACTGTGGTTGGAACTCCACACTGGAAAGTGTCAGCAATGGGATCCCAGTCTTGTGTTGGCCTTATTTTGCTGATCAATTCCTAAACAAGAGCTATGTTTGTGATATTTGGAAGGTGGGATTGGGACTTGAACCAAATGAGAGTGGCATGATCACACAAGGTGAAATCCAAAGCAAAATCCATCAAATTTTTATAGATGAACAATTGAAATCAAGGGCTAGAGAtttcaaggagaagattcatATTGGCACTGGACAAGGTGGTCTGTCAAACAAAAATCTAGACAGCTTCATCAGCTGGATAAAAAGTTGA